A portion of the Candidatus Nitrosotenuis aquarius genome contains these proteins:
- a CDS encoding multicopper oxidase domain-containing protein — translation MLFAIAATATLAALYFVYPITSDAKEEKIFVTHTGGVIKTSGDVLDPIYTAQTVEIDPDKYLREFNYGRTSSVDGKTVREYTIIAEDDKVMEISPGVFYNVWTFNGTVPGPTIRATEGDWVKVKFINMGSKTHTIHFHGFHAAEMDGVFEPVGPGGGQFTYEFEAGPAGVHPYHCHVMPLEEHISHGLYGVYIVDPKKPRPPADEMVMVLNGFDTDFDAENNFYGANTIPFYYQHHPIQIKKGELVRIYVVNILEFDQINNFHLHGNLYHYYPTGTYSVPSAFTDMITLSQGERGIMEFTYDTPGKFMFHAHKTEFAEKGWTGLFLVQDEVVQ, via the coding sequence ATGTTATTTGCCATAGCAGCAACTGCTACTCTAGCTGCGCTTTACTTTGTTTATCCAATTACATCTGATGCAAAAGAGGAAAAGATCTTTGTGACACATACTGGCGGCGTAATCAAAACATCTGGCGATGTGTTGGATCCGATATACACTGCGCAAACAGTAGAAATCGATCCCGACAAGTATCTTCGCGAGTTTAACTATGGCAGAACATCAAGTGTTGACGGCAAGACAGTACGTGAATACACCATAATTGCAGAAGACGACAAGGTAATGGAGATATCGCCGGGAGTCTTTTACAATGTCTGGACCTTTAATGGAACGGTGCCTGGCCCCACAATACGTGCCACCGAAGGGGACTGGGTCAAGGTAAAATTCATCAACATGGGATCTAAAACCCACACGATTCACTTTCATGGATTCCATGCGGCAGAAATGGACGGAGTCTTTGAGCCGGTAGGCCCTGGTGGGGGACAATTCACGTACGAGTTTGAGGCAGGCCCAGCAGGCGTTCATCCATATCATTGTCATGTGATGCCACTAGAAGAGCACATCTCGCACGGACTGTACGGAGTGTACATTGTAGATCCAAAAAAGCCGCGCCCCCCAGCAGATGAAATGGTGATGGTCCTAAATGGGTTTGACACTGACTTTGATGCAGAAAATAATTTCTATGGCGCAAACACCATTCCGTTTTACTATCAGCACCACCCAATCCAGATCAAAAAAGGTGAACTTGTGAGAATCTATGTGGTAAACATACTGGAATTTGACCAGATAAACAATTTCCACCTTCATGGGAATCTGTACCATTATTACCCAACAGGCACGTACAGCGTGCCTAGCGCATTTACCGACATGATTACCTTGTCGCAAGGCGAGCGTGGAATAATGGAGTTTACCTATGACACTCCAGGCAAGTTCATGTTTCATGCACACAAGACCGAGTTTGCAGAAAAAGGCTGGACCGGACTGTTCCTAGTGCAAGACGAGGTCGTACAATAA
- a CDS encoding 30S ribosomal protein S13, whose protein sequence is MSAQDYRHIVRIVGKDIPGDKKLSVGLTHIKGVGYNFANAIIGALGLNPNSNIGFLTESQVESIEKTLKDPTTVKFPSWLLNRRKDVETGTTTHLITSDVAFTVRNDIEREKLSNSWRGFRHTYGLKVRGQRTRTTGRKGASVGVKKGGKVLPAGAAPAAAPGAEAPAAPTAGAAPAAKPAAGAAPAKPAAAPAAKPAAPAKK, encoded by the coding sequence TTGTCAGCACAAGACTATAGACACATTGTAAGAATTGTCGGAAAGGACATTCCGGGAGACAAAAAGCTCTCAGTAGGCCTAACCCACATCAAAGGTGTCGGATACAACTTTGCCAATGCTATAATCGGTGCACTGGGCTTGAACCCAAACAGCAATATTGGCTTTTTGACCGAGTCCCAAGTCGAGTCCATTGAAAAGACACTCAAGGACCCAACTACAGTGAAATTTCCATCTTGGTTACTAAACAGAAGAAAGGATGTTGAGACAGGCACAACCACACATCTTATCACATCAGACGTGGCATTTACAGTTAGAAACGATATTGAACGAGAAAAGCTCTCAAACAGTTGGAGAGGCTTTCGTCATACTTATGGATTAAAGGTTAGAGGACAGCGAACCCGAACCACTGGTCGTAAAGGAGCATCAGTTGGTGTAAAGAAGGGAGGCAAAGTACTACCTGCCGGAGCTGCACCAGCAGCTGCCCCAGGAGCTGAAGCGCCAGCTGCCCCAACTGCCGGAGCTGCACCAGCTGCCAAGCCAGCTGCAGGAGCTGCTCCAGCAAAACCAGCCGCGGCTCCAGCTGCAAAACCAGCTGCTCCAGCAAAGAAATAG
- a CDS encoding ZIP family metal transporter, translating into MESTKTSKAKIAAAGIIPLVLLSAMIVYLFGPGAELVNFGTPLPNITIERVDFVESEIQVTARNTGPIDVSIAQADVNDRIQPAAIEPDKHLARFETALVRIPYSWNEAEPYEIGLTINDGTRFAHSVEAAAPAIKPSIDLVSYFAVIGTYVGIIPVLIGLLWFPFIAKMSPAKYKFFLALTAGLLLFLGIDAIEEGMEISAERLSGAFNGQLLVATVVVGSFVGLYYVSEKLVSRVSSASKSVAIALMVSIGIGLHNLGEGLAIGAAIGLGEIALSTFLIVGFTIHNTTEGLAIAAPMARQKPMIAKLAAMGVIAGAPAIFGAWIGGFQYSPISAIIFLSVGAGAIFQVIVAILKWIRQDEQGLLSAPTAAGIAVGMIIMYVTSILI; encoded by the coding sequence ATGGAATCTACAAAAACATCCAAGGCAAAAATCGCAGCAGCTGGAATAATCCCATTAGTATTGCTTTCCGCAATGATTGTGTATCTTTTTGGACCGGGCGCCGAGCTTGTAAACTTTGGAACTCCACTCCCAAACATCACAATAGAGCGAGTCGACTTTGTGGAATCTGAAATCCAAGTCACAGCAAGAAACACAGGGCCAATTGATGTATCCATTGCACAGGCCGACGTTAACGACAGAATCCAGCCGGCAGCAATAGAGCCAGACAAGCATTTGGCAAGATTTGAAACAGCTCTGGTCAGAATTCCGTATTCATGGAATGAGGCAGAGCCGTACGAAATTGGCCTCACAATAAATGACGGAACTCGCTTTGCTCATTCAGTAGAGGCGGCGGCTCCTGCAATCAAGCCAAGCATTGATCTTGTGTCGTACTTTGCAGTGATTGGCACCTATGTTGGAATAATTCCAGTATTGATCGGATTGCTTTGGTTCCCGTTCATTGCAAAGATGAGTCCTGCAAAATACAAGTTCTTTTTGGCACTGACTGCAGGCCTACTTTTGTTCTTGGGAATAGATGCAATAGAAGAAGGAATGGAGATCTCTGCAGAAAGGCTCTCTGGCGCATTCAACGGGCAGCTGCTTGTTGCAACTGTGGTTGTCGGCTCTTTTGTCGGATTGTATTATGTGTCTGAGAAACTAGTCAGCCGTGTTTCATCCGCATCAAAGTCAGTAGCCATTGCCCTGATGGTCTCAATAGGAATTGGACTGCACAACTTGGGTGAAGGCTTGGCAATAGGTGCAGCAATCGGCCTAGGCGAAATAGCACTGAGCACATTTCTCATAGTCGGCTTTACAATCCATAATACCACTGAGGGCTTGGCAATAGCGGCCCCGATGGCTCGCCAAAAACCAATGATTGCAAAACTAGCAGCAATGGGAGTAATAGCAGGGGCGCCGGCAATATTTGGCGCATGGATTGGTGGATTCCAGTATTCACCAATTTCTGCAATTATCTTCTTGTCGGTAGGAGCTGGCGCAATATTTCAGGTCATAGTGGCCATTCTAAAATGGATAAGGCAAGACGAGCAAGGGCTCTTGTCTGCACCGACTGCCGCAGGAATTGCAGTCGGAATGATAATCATGTACGTGACTAGCATTCTGATCTAG
- a CDS encoding peptidase, with protein MNKLALLGALGFLLVPFLAQADAANPNLYVSAENSYYNNHFTGSMVIEVVVNDPSLSDTSVGKGEPDVTLNGKNIRMVQATDGKWYGYFANLEKAKIADQTVGLAGRGLDFGEFCSKDTVVFGPSFSESDGIAIPKTGAAGATNGNSGFSTCTSVPAGATVNNVVRSPRSINTNSAIPTGQISLNSAVWPIIQLYSFNNDVTIQYNAAGGTQSVTLQYDEIPNIATSLDRTNYPPNSQVFVTIRDMQLNQDPTSRDSWTFNIGSPQTVFYAAFTENGANAAAGGAGLVNLSSQLSSLGFDNNGKIAMSLGSVAELQANGHQTATASDGTTTFSQIITFVESQPNSATFENFDFSDVSTIKIKSNAPRGQSATIEYDRKSYSIVSGLGDASITLGTNQPVSGQKVPVTVNDPDQNVNSGAKDKLDVFRSTALIPSLTIGNPGTLQGAGSVKIYALSTDALTGGTSVSSSVPDAASDRLVLDTRPSTGIANQSFEKLSASTGLSATTLQNLLIRLNSGDQGTNWVNYDFRSLQNQLGISDFADATIQLFFGLTDATPVTLVSPANMTGARGFVQLPNAAVDAIAAKSGTAFLVVNFDSSNNSPAQGSVSSETDTQPIVFDLFSFGRKNNADITNGIYRFELQETSSSSGIFTGTMEYTIANQLNQFDANTIKTLRTIDDDVKFFVNQRLIDEKGINIAYSDVAQTGTTTGVSSKTDIRTHTGSASLTTNVFRFGHPVTVVLVDPDLNMKHDSIDIYSVIDDPASTNVDTVGSSSGGILLEVLIKDIRYKRCTIGGVETGGLAASGFSLIETGSNTGRFEGVFKMPSKICNKAGTALISPAGGTVDLKYHDFRDSSGQASISSLTKTPTKAKLSAPSSAKLDSKSYVLPSPGKTTDVILTGKVQDYKPGTKIKFTLQTPDGKSSVLYAVATKSGSYKTIVMLKPNSPTGQYSIDIEYLKNYIGKVTFTVKKK; from the coding sequence TTGAACAAGCTGGCATTGCTGGGAGCGTTGGGATTCTTACTGGTGCCGTTTTTGGCACAGGCAGACGCCGCCAACCCGAACCTGTATGTTTCTGCAGAAAATTCGTACTATAACAATCATTTTACAGGCTCGATGGTAATAGAAGTAGTAGTCAACGATCCGTCCCTTTCTGATACCAGTGTAGGCAAGGGCGAGCCGGATGTCACATTAAACGGCAAGAATATCAGAATGGTCCAGGCAACCGACGGAAAGTGGTATGGCTATTTTGCAAATCTGGAAAAAGCCAAGATAGCGGACCAGACAGTCGGTCTTGCGGGACGTGGCCTTGACTTTGGCGAATTTTGCAGCAAGGATACCGTTGTGTTTGGCCCGTCATTTTCAGAGTCTGACGGTATAGCAATACCAAAAACAGGTGCGGCCGGCGCAACAAACGGCAACTCTGGGTTTTCCACATGTACTAGTGTTCCTGCAGGTGCAACCGTGAACAATGTGGTCCGCAGTCCGCGATCAATTAACACAAACTCGGCAATCCCGACAGGACAGATAAGCCTAAACTCTGCAGTCTGGCCAATAATTCAGCTATATTCTTTCAACAATGATGTTACAATACAATACAATGCGGCAGGCGGAACGCAATCTGTCACACTACAATACGACGAAATACCAAACATTGCAACATCGCTAGACAGGACAAACTATCCTCCAAACTCCCAAGTTTTTGTAACTATTCGGGACATGCAGCTAAACCAAGACCCGACATCTAGGGATTCCTGGACATTTAACATTGGTTCGCCGCAAACTGTCTTTTATGCGGCATTTACGGAAAATGGCGCAAATGCGGCAGCCGGCGGTGCAGGACTGGTAAACCTATCATCACAATTATCTTCGCTTGGATTTGACAACAATGGCAAAATAGCAATGAGCCTTGGCAGCGTTGCAGAACTGCAGGCAAACGGACACCAAACCGCAACCGCAAGCGATGGCACCACAACATTTTCACAAATCATAACCTTTGTAGAATCCCAGCCAAACTCGGCCACATTTGAGAACTTTGACTTTTCTGATGTGTCTACCATTAAAATCAAGTCAAACGCCCCGCGTGGACAGTCTGCTACAATAGAGTACGACCGAAAATCATACTCTATAGTGTCTGGCCTAGGAGACGCAAGCATTACACTTGGCACAAACCAGCCTGTTTCTGGGCAAAAGGTTCCAGTTACGGTAAACGACCCAGACCAAAACGTCAACTCTGGCGCAAAGGACAAGCTCGACGTCTTTAGAAGCACTGCTTTGATTCCTAGTCTCACAATAGGAAATCCAGGCACGCTGCAGGGAGCAGGAAGCGTCAAGATCTATGCCCTGTCTACTGACGCACTGACTGGAGGCACATCTGTTTCATCATCTGTTCCGGACGCTGCCTCTGACAGACTAGTTCTAGATACAAGACCGTCCACCGGTATTGCAAACCAGAGCTTTGAGAAACTGTCTGCAAGCACGGGACTTTCCGCTACAACACTGCAAAATCTCCTGATAAGACTAAACTCTGGCGACCAAGGAACAAACTGGGTAAACTATGATTTCAGATCATTGCAAAACCAGCTCGGCATCTCTGACTTTGCAGACGCCACAATTCAACTCTTCTTTGGCCTAACCGATGCGACACCTGTGACACTGGTCAGCCCTGCAAACATGACTGGAGCACGAGGATTTGTGCAATTGCCAAATGCCGCAGTTGATGCAATTGCAGCAAAGTCTGGCACTGCATTTTTGGTAGTAAACTTTGACTCGTCAAACAATTCACCGGCGCAAGGCTCTGTATCATCAGAAACAGACACGCAGCCAATAGTATTTGATCTGTTTTCGTTTGGCCGCAAAAACAATGCCGACATTACCAATGGAATCTATAGATTTGAACTACAAGAGACATCGTCCAGCTCTGGAATATTCACTGGTACCATGGAATATACCATTGCAAACCAGCTAAACCAGTTTGACGCAAACACAATCAAGACACTTCGCACAATAGACGACGATGTCAAGTTTTTTGTCAACCAAAGATTAATTGATGAAAAAGGAATCAACATTGCATATTCTGATGTTGCACAAACCGGCACCACAACAGGAGTGTCATCAAAAACCGACATTAGGACTCACACCGGAAGCGCATCGCTGACTACAAACGTCTTTAGATTTGGCCATCCAGTAACCGTGGTCTTGGTGGACCCGGACTTGAACATGAAGCACGACTCAATCGATATCTATTCTGTAATAGACGACCCAGCATCGACAAACGTCGATACCGTGGGCAGCTCAAGCGGAGGAATCCTACTTGAGGTGCTAATCAAGGACATTAGGTACAAGCGTTGCACAATAGGCGGCGTGGAAACTGGCGGACTTGCAGCAAGCGGATTTTCATTAATAGAAACAGGATCAAACACTGGACGATTCGAAGGAGTATTCAAGATGCCCTCAAAAATCTGCAACAAGGCAGGAACTGCTCTGATTTCTCCAGCAGGTGGAACAGTCGATCTGAAATACCATGACTTTAGAGATTCATCAGGCCAGGCAAGCATATCTAGTCTAACAAAGACACCAACAAAGGCAAAGCTATCTGCTCCAAGCTCTGCAAAGCTTGATTCAAAGTCATATGTGTTGCCTAGTCCTGGAAAAACAACCGACGTTATACTAACAGGCAAAGTCCAAGATTACAAGCCGGGAACCAAGATCAAGTTCACACTGCAGACTCCTGATGGAAAGTCCTCTGTTCTCTATGCAGTTGCTACAAAGAGTGGCAGCTACAAAACAATCGTCATGCTAAAACCAAATTCGCCAACGGGTCAGTATTCAATTGACATTGAGTATCTGAAAAATTACATCGGCAAAGTGACCTTTACGGTAAAGAAAAAATAA
- a CDS encoding 30S ribosomal protein S4, with protein MGDPKYPSRVWRKPKRPLNYDFMMEDLNTLGNYGLKNKRELWKARTELSRVRHQARSLLALRQEVRAQKEPILMKSLAKIGLVKDDATLDDVLNLAVNNLLDRRLQTIVQRKFTLKTPYQARQAIVHGHITIGDRVITVPSYTVTVKEENSIQLSPRFKVQAPAPAAEPEVKEEAPAEQS; from the coding sequence ATGGGAGATCCAAAATATCCAAGCCGAGTCTGGAGAAAACCAAAGCGTCCACTGAACTATGACTTCATGATGGAGGATCTCAACACACTTGGCAATTATGGTCTAAAGAACAAGCGGGAATTATGGAAGGCAAGAACCGAATTATCTAGGGTAAGACACCAGGCAAGATCACTGCTTGCACTCAGACAAGAAGTTCGTGCACAAAAAGAACCAATCCTGATGAAGTCACTTGCAAAGATCGGCCTAGTAAAGGACGATGCAACATTAGATGACGTTTTGAACTTGGCAGTGAACAATCTACTCGATAGGAGACTGCAAACAATAGTTCAGAGAAAGTTCACACTAAAGACACCATACCAGGCAAGACAGGCAATTGTCCACGGCCACATTACAATTGGCGACAGAGTCATCACAGTCCCATCATACACAGTAACGGTAAAAGAGGAAAACAGCATCCAATTATCACCAAGATTCAAGGTCCAGGCACCAGCCCCAGCAGCCGAGCCTGAAGTAAAAGAAGAAGCACCTGCAGAACAATCCTAA
- a CDS encoding AAA family ATPase, whose product MEASQLVSKCYGSQPKYTQIKAGLPEDYQSLKTIGDLLEINYRLLDAKEQLRQNLIRTMNENGTKYPGIVGYDDDVVPALDRAILSCHDVFLIGQIGQAKTRLVEVIAKNLLSPIPVIDGSITNDTPMDLPQDDLVSLLEGQEPSGASPTFHISPESAKKIQDNKLDTKINWVEGSQRFRYVLATPDISVKDLVGYIDAIKVAKKGVEMYKIDSYSPGQLLQAKHGIFCIDELPVLDPRKQVALLSVLQEGRYTTGSYPVIFEPKTVFFATANPIDYTHSGKIIEPLYDRLKSHIHTHYPKTIEHEMQIILQEAKLASCLVPVFVLKTLARLVHKARANSEINQAKGVSVRFGIHGLELLVGESERTRAIFHKTIPVPRHSDMYCLGQIAKFELSEIDDTMENRRKIFDSILDDSIRETCLEYIQGIQQETLDAIKQEFSGKTFQVSQGMVWQNGQVSYSNQLLNFANLSKLVQSKLEQIMPEQSSLAKDIDAKNIAISQNTEAELKAAILEIILDGLHYSTPKIIDKKDAGYVAA is encoded by the coding sequence TTGGAAGCCTCACAGCTAGTCTCAAAGTGTTATGGCTCACAACCAAAGTACACGCAGATCAAGGCAGGACTGCCAGAAGACTATCAGTCGCTAAAAACAATTGGCGATCTACTAGAAATCAATTATAGGTTGTTGGATGCTAAAGAGCAGCTCAGGCAAAACCTAATTCGCACAATGAATGAAAACGGAACCAAATATCCGGGAATTGTAGGCTATGACGATGATGTGGTTCCTGCACTGGACAGAGCTATTTTGTCATGCCATGACGTATTTTTGATTGGGCAAATCGGCCAGGCAAAGACAAGACTAGTCGAGGTAATTGCAAAAAATCTCCTATCGCCAATACCAGTAATCGATGGCTCCATTACAAATGATACCCCGATGGATCTGCCGCAAGACGACCTTGTGTCATTATTAGAAGGCCAAGAGCCGTCAGGTGCATCGCCCACATTTCACATCAGCCCAGAGAGCGCAAAAAAAATCCAAGACAACAAGCTAGACACCAAGATAAACTGGGTTGAAGGCTCGCAGAGGTTTCGATATGTTTTGGCAACACCAGACATTTCTGTCAAGGACTTGGTTGGCTATATCGACGCAATCAAGGTTGCAAAAAAAGGAGTCGAAATGTACAAAATAGACTCGTATTCCCCGGGGCAGCTGCTCCAGGCAAAGCACGGAATCTTTTGCATTGATGAGCTGCCTGTTCTGGACCCAAGAAAGCAAGTAGCATTATTGTCGGTATTGCAAGAGGGCAGATATACCACAGGATCGTATCCGGTTATTTTTGAGCCAAAGACTGTGTTTTTTGCAACTGCAAACCCAATTGACTATACCCACTCTGGCAAAATAATAGAGCCGCTCTATGACAGACTAAAATCCCACATACACACCCACTATCCAAAAACAATAGAGCATGAAATGCAAATTATTCTGCAAGAGGCAAAACTTGCAAGCTGCCTAGTTCCGGTCTTTGTACTAAAAACTCTGGCAAGACTAGTCCACAAGGCTCGCGCAAATTCCGAAATAAACCAGGCAAAGGGAGTGAGTGTGAGATTTGGAATCCACGGACTGGAGCTGCTGGTGGGAGAATCAGAAAGAACTCGCGCAATATTTCACAAGACAATTCCTGTTCCGAGACACTCTGATATGTATTGCCTGGGACAGATTGCCAAGTTTGAACTATCTGAAATTGACGACACCATGGAAAACCGCAGAAAAATATTCGACTCTATTCTTGATGATTCCATTCGCGAAACGTGCCTAGAATACATCCAGGGTATACAGCAAGAAACACTTGATGCAATAAAGCAGGAATTCTCTGGCAAAACCTTCCAGGTATCCCAGGGAATGGTCTGGCAGAACGGCCAAGTCTCTTATTCTAACCAGCTTCTAAATTTTGCAAATCTATCAAAATTGGTTCAATCCAAGCTAGAGCAAATAATGCCAGAACAGTCAAGCCTTGCAAAAGACATCGATGCCAAAAACATTGCAATATCACAAAATACGGAAGCCGAGCTAAAAGCCGCAATACTGGAAATAATCCTTGACGGCTTGCATTATTCCACTCCAAAGATAATAGACAAAAAAGACGCAGGCTATGTTGCAGCATAA
- a CDS encoding cation diffusion facilitator family transporter: MENVFLKRTGALKISLAAILSAFVVEFVFGVLSNSLALLTDSIHALLDSVVTVVLLLAARFAIKPPDAEHTYGHGKVESLGGMIGGIAIFLIACFFIFEAIMKIQSPTHITVTSTLALAGAAYTICVDIFRIVLLRRAISRLGGTTLKADFYHAFLDLGSTLVVIVGIALVSFGFDHGDFFAAIVLGGLLCVLAIKLVYRTAQDLTDIISPELVNKVQNIVLSTEGVVSTGPILMRRSGDSIFADVTVSLRADVSFEKAHEISTAVEKNIKDHISNSEITVHFEPSWKGVPSDSKIYEIASNVPGVKGIHNVSQHTSAESTFVSLHAMVDRQMSLDDAHRISEIIEEKIRKELPEIDRITIHLEPYITMPKDLKSYDTNDEKIIQLLKEHAEVKKVGSIVTLNFEDLIKIDIDCSFDKDLSIEKVHDATSKIEQSIRSHFKNSVITIHPEPY, from the coding sequence ATGGAAAATGTCTTTTTGAAAAGGACCGGAGCACTCAAGATATCGCTTGCGGCCATTTTGTCGGCATTTGTAGTAGAGTTCGTCTTTGGAGTGTTATCGAACAGTCTGGCATTACTCACAGACAGCATTCATGCATTATTGGACAGTGTTGTGACAGTTGTGTTGCTATTGGCAGCAAGATTTGCCATCAAGCCTCCAGATGCAGAGCACACCTATGGCCACGGAAAGGTAGAGTCTCTTGGGGGAATGATTGGTGGAATTGCGATATTTCTGATTGCCTGCTTTTTTATTTTTGAGGCGATAATGAAGATACAAAGTCCCACTCACATTACTGTTACCAGCACCTTGGCGCTTGCTGGTGCAGCCTATACAATTTGTGTGGATATTTTCAGAATTGTTCTTTTGAGACGTGCCATATCAAGGCTAGGAGGCACTACGCTCAAGGCCGACTTTTACCACGCGTTTTTGGATTTGGGATCAACGCTTGTCGTCATTGTAGGAATTGCACTGGTGTCATTTGGATTTGACCATGGTGACTTCTTTGCGGCAATAGTGCTTGGCGGACTGCTTTGCGTTCTTGCAATCAAGCTAGTATACAGAACAGCCCAGGATCTAACGGACATCATCTCGCCAGAGCTGGTAAACAAGGTCCAAAATATCGTATTGTCCACAGAGGGAGTGGTGAGCACAGGCCCGATTCTTATGAGAAGGTCAGGCGACTCGATATTTGCAGACGTCACAGTATCATTGCGGGCAGATGTCAGCTTTGAGAAGGCGCATGAAATATCGACTGCGGTTGAGAAAAACATCAAGGATCACATCTCAAACTCGGAAATCACGGTACACTTTGAGCCTAGCTGGAAGGGAGTTCCATCGGACTCGAAGATTTACGAAATCGCATCCAACGTCCCAGGTGTAAAGGGAATACACAACGTAAGCCAACACACGTCGGCTGAATCTACATTTGTTAGCCTTCATGCGATGGTGGACAGACAGATGAGTCTTGATGATGCGCACCGCATATCAGAGATAATTGAGGAAAAAATCCGAAAAGAGCTGCCAGAAATAGACCGCATCACAATACACCTAGAGCCATACATTACAATGCCAAAGGACCTAAAATCATATGACACCAACGATGAAAAAATAATTCAGCTTCTAAAGGAGCACGCCGAAGTCAAAAAGGTAGGCAGTATTGTTACCTTGAACTTTGAGGACTTGATCAAAATAGACATCGACTGCTCATTTGATAAGGACCTCTCAATTGAAAAGGTCCATGATGCGACATCAAAAATAGAGCAGAGCATTCGAAGTCATTTCAAGAATTCCGTCATAACAATACATCCAGAGCCCTACTAG
- a CDS encoding VWA domain-containing protein — protein sequence MQHNLKKFVYQSSTEERKPSDGSKDLDKQTIEKLLQSLANQSMREKAPSFEELESILQGNIDEANSDQTQTESDQSPKSDDTKPITKYLLEHGYLKDEKNWLTKKGFFAIGNQILRDLMAELKTGDFGLHATKSVGTGTTILDTTKKFELGGELKLLNVSASILNTIQRLSKQGKTLDFPLDLDVDDFEEFETTEDVRAAIVYCIDLSSTMKSSLTSSGMSRIEAAKRALWSLYVLNNRFFPNDSIKIIGFASMASIINPFDIPFLKTYDANDEFLHYTNYQAAFRLAKKLLQKTSTKNKRIVMITDGQPSACFVDNDSQKNAILSEKPYSNFYVPNEPLLSKIKSERNLAIDQSQGAQVYLCYRYKKVDAKVDERTVSEAKKCLRENIQIDSIVVSEESELLEYVQQMEKILQGKTYHINQNNMDKVLVIDYLYNTKKILGSKN from the coding sequence TTGCAGCATAATCTAAAAAAATTCGTCTACCAGTCAAGCACAGAAGAAAGAAAACCCTCTGATGGATCAAAAGACCTAGACAAGCAGACAATAGAAAAACTACTCCAATCCCTGGCAAACCAATCGATGCGGGAAAAGGCGCCAAGCTTTGAGGAGTTGGAATCTATTTTACAGGGAAACATCGATGAAGCCAACTCCGATCAGACCCAAACAGAATCCGACCAAAGCCCAAAAAGCGACGACACAAAGCCCATCACAAAGTATCTTCTAGAGCACGGCTATCTCAAGGACGAAAAAAACTGGCTCACCAAAAAAGGATTCTTTGCAATAGGAAACCAGATCCTCAGGGACTTGATGGCAGAACTAAAAACCGGCGACTTTGGGCTGCATGCGACAAAATCCGTGGGTACTGGTACCACCATACTTGATACCACAAAAAAATTCGAGCTTGGAGGAGAACTCAAGCTGCTAAATGTGTCTGCCAGCATTTTAAACACAATACAAAGGCTATCAAAGCAAGGAAAAACACTTGATTTTCCTTTGGACTTGGATGTTGATGACTTTGAGGAATTTGAGACAACCGAAGATGTCCGGGCCGCAATTGTGTACTGTATTGATCTGAGCTCTACTATGAAATCATCTCTGACTAGCTCTGGGATGAGCAGAATAGAGGCAGCAAAGCGAGCGTTGTGGAGCCTCTATGTTCTGAACAATAGGTTCTTTCCAAACGATTCCATCAAAATAATCGGCTTTGCCTCCATGGCATCAATAATCAATCCGTTTGACATTCCGTTTTTGAAGACATATGACGCAAACGACGAATTCCTCCACTATACCAATTATCAGGCTGCATTTAGGCTGGCAAAAAAACTCCTCCAAAAGACAAGTACAAAAAACAAAAGAATTGTAATGATTACCGACGGCCAGCCCAGTGCCTGCTTTGTTGACAATGATTCCCAAAAGAATGCGATTCTCTCAGAAAAGCCGTATTCCAACTTTTACGTGCCAAACGAACCATTACTATCCAAAATAAAATCGGAAAGAAACCTTGCAATCGACCAGTCTCAGGGAGCACAGGTCTACCTTTGTTACAGATACAAAAAAGTCGATGCCAAAGTAGATGAGCGAACCGTATCGGAGGCAAAAAAATGCCTGCGAGAAAACATACAGATTGATTCTATTGTAGTCAGCGAGGAATCGGAGCTGCTAGAATACGTGCAACAGATGGAAAAAATACTCCAAGGCAAAACCTACCACATAAACCAAAACAACATGGACAAGGTCCTGGTGATTGATTACCTATACAACACCAAGAAGATATTAGGCTCAAAAAACTAG